The DNA region GTGCGCGAGGGTTCGCACGCTGTTACGCCGGGTGAAGAAGTTTTCCACGCCGTCGCCCATCGTCAAAACCGGCCATTTTGAGCTGAATGAGCTCGCTGCCGAAGTAGCCTGGTTCGGTACGCCTCTGTCACTCACGCGCTATGAGTTTTTGCTGCTGAAAACGCTGCTGTTATCTCCAGGTCGTGTCTATTCGCGTCAGCAACTGATGGATATTGTCTGGGCTGACGCGCAGGATACTTTCGACCGGACGGTCGATACACACATCAAAACGCTGCGCGCCAAACTGCGTGCCGTCAATCCGACGCTCTCGCCAATCAACACGCATCGCGGGATGGGCTACAGCCTGAGGAGCCTTTGATGCGCATTGGCATGCGTTTGCTGTTGGGCTATTTCCTGATTGTCGCCGTTGCCGCGTGGTTTGTTCTCTCTATTTTTGTGCAGGAGATTAAACCTGGCGTACGGCGCGCAACGGAAGGGACGCTGATCGATACCGCCACGCTGCTGGCGGCGCTGGCCCGTGACGATCTGCTGTCCGGTAACCCGGAGCATGGCCAACTGGCGCAGGCGTTTACGCAACTGCATAACCGTCCCTTTCGCGCCAATATCAACGGAATCAATAAAGTCCGCAACGAGTACCATGTCTACATGACGGACGCGCAGGGCAACGTGGTGTTTGATTCCATCAATAAAGCGGTTGGGCAGGATTACTCCCGCTGGAACGATGTCTGGCTAACGCTACGTGGGCAGTATGGCGCACGCAGTACGCCACAGAACCCCGCAGATCCGGAAAGCTCGGTCATGTACGTTGCTGCGCCGATTGTCGACAATGGAAAGATCATCGGCGTGCTCAGCGTGGGGAAACCGAATGCCGCGATGGCACCGGTGATTAAACGCAGCGAGCGACGGATCCTCTGGGCCAGCGCGATTCTGCTTGGGATTGCGCTGGTGATTGGTGCCGGGATGGTCTGGTGGATTAACCGCTCGATCGCCCGTCTGACGCGTTATGCGGATTCAGTGACTGAAAACCAGCCGATGCCGCTGCCTGAACTGGGCAGCAGCGAATTGCGCAAGCTGGCGCAGGCGCTGGAGAGCATGCGCCTGAAGCTGGAAGGCAAGAATTACATCGAACAGTACGTGTACGCGCTTACCCATGAACTGAAGAGTCCGCTGGCGGCCATTCGCGGCGCGGCGGAAATCCTGCGAGAAAATCCGCCTCCGGACATTGTTAAGCGCTTTACCGACAATATTCTCAGCCAAAACGCGCGAATGCAGGCGCTGGTTGAAACCCTGCTGCGTCAGGCGCGGCTGGAGAACCGTCAGGATATTGCGCTCTCTGCGGTTGCCGTCGATGAACTGTTTGCGCAAATCAGCGATGCGCGCGCCATTCAACTGGCGTCGAAGGCAATATCGCTGGAGATAGTTCCCTCTGCGTTAAGCGTCTGTGCAGAGCCGGCGCTGCTGGAGCAGGCACTGGGCAACCTGCTGGACAATGCCATTGATTTCACCCCGGCAGGTGGGACGATTACCCTCAGTGCGCAGGCGCATGCAGAGAAGGTGACACTGACGGTGGCCGATACCGGCGCAGGCATTCCCGATTTTGCCTTACCGCGGATATTCGAGCGTTTTTACTCATTGCCGCGTGAAAATGGCCTCAAAAGCAGTGGCCTGGGCCTGGCGTTCGTGCGCGAAGTCGCGCGACTGCTGAAGGGGAGTGTGGAATTGCGTAACCGGCCGGAAGGCGGCGTCGAAGCCATGCTCACACTTCACCGTCACTTCACATAGCTTCAAATTCCCCCCACATAGCGTGCGTACTCTGCCGGTATTGCATAAGGAGAACGCTATGTTGAAATCCCCCCTGTTCTGGAAAATCGTCACCTTAGGTGGCGCGATTATGTTGCTGCTGATCCCACTGATGATGGTCCGGCAGATTATTGTGGAACGTGCTGATTATCGCGATGCGGTGGAGGATGCCATCCGGCAGAGTACCAGCGGATCGCAAAAAGTGGTCGGCCCACTGATTGCCGTGCCCGTGACCGAGTTATACACGGTGCTGGAAAACGAGAAAGAGGTACAGCACAAGCGCAGCTTTATCCACTTCTGGCTGCCGGAGTCACTCATGGTGGAAGGTAACCAGAATGTTGAGCCGAGAAAAGTGGGCATCTACGAGGGGCAGGTCTGGCATACCGATGTCACGCTGAAAGCGGAGTTTGATGTCGCCCGACTGAGTGAACTGAACCGGCCCAATGTGACCCTCGGAAAACCGTTTATTGTGGTTGGCGTGGGTGATGCGCGGGGCATTGGCGTAGTGAAAGCGCCGAAGGCGAATGGCGTGGCGCTTGCCGTCGAGCCGGGGACTGGATTAACGGGACGTGGAGAGGGGCTCCACATCCCGCTTCCCGACGAACAATGGGCGATGCGCGATGTGAACCTGGCGATGTCACTCAACTTAAGCGGAACCGGATCGTTCTCAGTAGTCCCGGTGGGGCGCAGCAGTCAAATGACGCTCACCAGTAACTGGCCGCACCCCAACTTCCTCGGTGATTTCCTGCCCGATAAGCGCGAAATCAGTGAGTCAGGATTTCAGGCGCAGTGGCAAAGCAGCTGGTTTGCCAATAACCTGGGCGATCGGTTTGTGGATGCGCAAAAAAACGGGTGGTATAACCTGCCGTCATTTAGCGTTGCGGTTGCTACTCCTGCCGATCAG from Citrobacter amalonaticus Y19 includes:
- the creC gene encoding two-component system sensor histidine kinase CreC, yielding MRIGMRLLLGYFLIVAVAAWFVLSIFVQEIKPGVRRATEGTLIDTATLLAALARDDLLSGNPEHGQLAQAFTQLHNRPFRANINGINKVRNEYHVYMTDAQGNVVFDSINKAVGQDYSRWNDVWLTLRGQYGARSTPQNPADPESSVMYVAAPIVDNGKIIGVLSVGKPNAAMAPVIKRSERRILWASAILLGIALVIGAGMVWWINRSIARLTRYADSVTENQPMPLPELGSSELRKLAQALESMRLKLEGKNYIEQYVYALTHELKSPLAAIRGAAEILRENPPPDIVKRFTDNILSQNARMQALVETLLRQARLENRQDIALSAVAVDELFAQISDARAIQLASKAISLEIVPSALSVCAEPALLEQALGNLLDNAIDFTPAGGTITLSAQAHAEKVTLTVADTGAGIPDFALPRIFERFYSLPRENGLKSSGLGLAFVREVARLLKGSVELRNRPEGGVEAMLTLHRHFT
- the creD gene encoding cell envelope integrity protein CreD, which encodes MLKSPLFWKIVTLGGAIMLLLIPLMMVRQIIVERADYRDAVEDAIRQSTSGSQKVVGPLIAVPVTELYTVLENEKEVQHKRSFIHFWLPESLMVEGNQNVEPRKVGIYEGQVWHTDVTLKAEFDVARLSELNRPNVTLGKPFIVVGVGDARGIGVVKAPKANGVALAVEPGTGLTGRGEGLHIPLPDEQWAMRDVNLAMSLNLSGTGSFSVVPVGRSSQMTLTSNWPHPNFLGDFLPDKREISESGFQAQWQSSWFANNLGDRFVDAQKNGWYNLPSFSVAVATPADQYQLTDRATKYAILLITLTFMAFFVFETLTGKRLHPMQYLLVGLSLVMFYLLLLALSEHIGFTLAWVVASLVGALMNGVYLQAVLQGWRSSVIFTLALLVLDGVMWVLLRSEDSALLLGTSVLLLALGSVMFLTRHLDWYAFSRTKPTPTAPKPTAPVDDALRVWK
- the creB gene encoding two-component system response regulator CreB, whose translation is MQQVSVWLVEDEQGIADTLIYMLQQEGFSVEAFERGLPALDKARHQCPDVAILDVGLPDISGFELCRRLLEHHPALPILFLTARSDEVDRLLGLEIGADDYVAKPFSPREVCARVRTLLRRVKKFSTPSPIVKTGHFELNELAAEVAWFGTPLSLTRYEFLLLKTLLLSPGRVYSRQQLMDIVWADAQDTFDRTVDTHIKTLRAKLRAVNPTLSPINTHRGMGYSLRSL